Proteins from a genomic interval of Dama dama isolate Ldn47 chromosome 1, ASM3311817v1, whole genome shotgun sequence:
- the LOC133054413 gene encoding olfactory receptor 51D1 — MQKPRLLIPAMTVPNGTLVHPAYFLLVGIPGLGPNTHFWLAFPLCCMYALATLGNLAIVLIIRVERHLHEPMYLFLAMLSTIDLVLSSVTMPKMVSLFLTGVQEIEFNACLAQMFFIHALSAMESAVLLAMAFDRFVAICHPLRHASVLTGATVAKIGLAALTRGFVLFFPLPFILKRLSYCRRHTVTHSFCLHQDIMKLSCTDTTVNVVYGLFIILSVMGVDSLFIGFSYILILRAVLELSSQGAALKAFNTCISHLCAVLVFYVPLIGLSVVHRLSGPTSLLHVIMANIYLLLPPVVNPIVYGAKTKEIRSRVFHIFSRKGR, encoded by the coding sequence ATGCAGAAACCTCGGCTCTTGATTCCTGCCATGACTGTGCCAAATGGAACTCTGGTCCACCCAGCATACTTCCTGCTGGTGGGCATCCCCGGCCTGGGACCTAACACCCACTTTTGGCTGGCTTTCCCACTGTGTTGTATGTATGCCTTGGCCACCCTGGGCAACCTGGCCATTGTCCTCATCATCCGTGTGGAAAGGCACCTGCATGAGCCCATGTACCTCTTCCTGGCCATGCTTTCCACCATTGACCTAGTTCTCTCCTCTGTCACCATGCCCAAGATGGTCAGCCTCTTCCTGACGGGTGTCCAGGAGATCGAGTTCAATGCCTGTCTAGCCCAGATGTTCTTTATCCATGCTCTGTCAGCCATGGAGTCAGCTGTCCTGCTGGCCATGGCATTTGACCGCTTTGTGGCCATCTGCCACCCGCTGCGGCATGCTTCTGTACTCACAGGGGCTACGGTCGCCAAGATTGGACTAGCTGCCCTGACTAGAGGGTTTGTACTCTTCTTCCCCCTGCCTTTCATCCTGAAGCGGCTGTCGTACTGCCGAAGGCACACTGTCACACACTCCTTCTGTCTGCACCAAGATATTATGAAGCTGTCCTGCACTGACACCACGGTCAATGTGGTGTACGGGCTCTTTATCATCCTCTCGGTAATGGGCGTCGACTCCCTCTTCATTGGCTTCTCCTATATCCTCATCCTGAGGGCCGTGTTGGAGCTGTCCTCTCAGGGTGCAGCTCTCAAAGCTTTCAACACCTGCATCTCCCATCTTTGTGCTGTGCTGGTCTTCTATGTGCCCCTCATCGGGCTGTCCGTGGTGCACAGGCTGAGTGGCCCCACTTCCCTGCTTCATGTGATTATGGCTAATATCTATCTACTGCTACCGCCTGTGGTTAACCCTATAGTCTATGGAGCCAAAACCAAGGAGATTCGTTCTCGGGTCTTCCATATATTCTCACGGAAGGGCAGGTGA